One Papaver somniferum cultivar HN1 unplaced genomic scaffold, ASM357369v1 unplaced-scaffold_35, whole genome shotgun sequence DNA window includes the following coding sequences:
- the LOC113342296 gene encoding uncharacterized protein LOC113342296, protein MGTRYYQGSDELAYQCWKRADDLVGSWILNSCQPDIRASCLYAPSSHAIWKDLQVRFCISNAPILYRLKSAIAAIRQDSMSVSLYYTKIKTLWDQYDSLIAVTEVCICGAGKSLLERLERDRAMEFLQGLHDGFSNLRSQILLMDPFPTALRIFNMVQQEEEQQHITASPLPNIESAALSTNRYATQSSANRSSPSTSHNKWNDPTAITVIAMDMFETVATVFTVFLILLHHSRLLLTPPLLLQIFNLHIIRRYLHSLLNNIHDCWL, encoded by the coding sequence ATGGGTACGAGGTATTACCAAGGCTCTGACGAACTAGCTTATCAATGCTGGAAGCGTGCTGATGATTTGGTTGGAAGTTGGATCCTCAACTCCTGTCAGCCAGATATTCGTGCAAGTTGCTTGTATGCACCCTCTTCTCATGCAATTTGGAAGGATTTGCAGGTGCGATTTTGTATTTCTAATGCACCTATTTTATATCGTCTGAAATCTGCAATTGCTGCTATTCGACAAGATTCGATGTCTGTCTCTTTGTATTACACAAAGATCAAGACCCTATGGGATCAATATGATTCCCTTATAGCTGTCACTGAGGTATGTATTTGCGGCGCTGGAAAATCCTTACTCGAGCGTCTTGAGCGTGATAGAGCTATGGAGTTCCTCCAGGGCTTACATGATGGTTTCTCCAATCTCAGGAGTCAGATATTATTGATGGACCCTTTCCCTACTGCCTTGCGCATATTCAACATGGTGCAGCAAGAGGAAGAACAACAACATATAACTGCAagtcctctacccaacattgagtCTGCGGCTCTCAGTACAAACCGCTATGCTACACAATCATCTGCTAATCGTTCTTCTCCTTCTACAAGCCATAACAAGTGGAACGACCCCACTGCGATTACTGTAATCGCCATGGACATGTTCGAGACCGTTGCTACCGTCTTCACGGTTTTCCTGATCCTTCTGCATCACAGCCGGTTGCTGCTAACACCGCCATTGCTGCTCCAGATCTTCAACTTGCACATCATCCGGCGCTACCTACATTCTCTGCTGAACAATATTCACGATTGTTGGCTCTAA